A genomic region of Pyrus communis chromosome 14, drPyrComm1.1, whole genome shotgun sequence contains the following coding sequences:
- the LOC137715438 gene encoding isoamylase 2, chloroplastic-like: MATLPLSIAIQASCCLNCGTTELPKLTAMDRYRHRNNGVHGYVKLGTERNLVLREVVQIFKERPLRDREWKVYATSRVSVEPMEQRVSTGTETEEPSKVSTYLFRTDTGDLVNVFVRKRNAKYTVNIEVSLLHPSRSDRRLVLSWGMYRADSSSFVPSNFRTSTPADRTTALETPFTGTSSGKFTLELEFEAKQIPFYLSFVLKSPADADLSDLEIRSHRKTNFCFPVGFGRGCPAPLGLSFSNDGSMNFAIFSRNAESVVLCLYDETTAEKPALELDLDPYVNRSGDIWHASFEKAWDFVSYGYRFDEGNVLLDPYAKNIAKSVPHGTGSKYLGRLREEPVFDWARDVRPDLTLEKLVVYRLNVKRFTEHKSSKLPTNIAGTFTGLTEKLEHFKALGVNAVLLEPIFPFDEHKGPYFPVHFFSPMNCFGPSGPVSAVNSMKETVKKFHADGVEVLLEVVFTHTAEGEAMQGIDISSYYHVNGVEDLEARNALNCNYPVVQQMVLDSLRYWVTEFHVDGFCFINASSLLRGSNGEYLSRPPLVEAIAFDPLLSKTKIIADCWDPRGLVPKETRFPHWKRWAEANTKFSNDVRNFLRGEGLLSDLATRLCGNGDIFSDGRGPAFSFNFISRNSGLPLVDLVSFSGVELAAELSWNCGEEGPTNKTAVLERRLKQIRNFLFILFVSLGVPVLNMGDECGQSTGGSPAYSDRKAFDWNALGTGFATQTTQFIAFLSSFRIRRSDLLQKRNFLKEENIDWYGNDQSSPKWEDPSCKFLAMKLKADEEEANESGDDSSPSWGDLFVAFSAADLSETVILPPLPEGMRWFRLVDTALPFPGFFSTDGEPVAEQPAGLFAYEMKSHSCALFEARSL, encoded by the coding sequence ATGGCAACTCTTCCGCTGTCAATCGCAATACAGGCCTCCTGTTGTTTGAATTGTGGAACCACTGAATTGCCTAAGCTGACAGCTATGGATCGTTATAGACACAGGAACAACGGTGTTCATGGTTATGTAAAATTGGGTACAGAAAGAAATCTAGTTTTACGAGAAGTTGTGCAAATTTTCAAGGAAAGGCCTCTAAGGGACCGTGAATGGAAAGTGTATGCTACATCCCGAGTTTCTGTTGAGCCAATGGAGCAAAGAGTCTCCACCGGTACTGAAACGGAAGAACCAAGCAAGGTATCTACTTATCTATTTAGGACAGACACTGGGGATCTGGTAAATGTCTTTGTTAGAAAGAGAAATGCCAAATACACTGTGAATATCGAAGTTTCATTGTTACACCCGTCCAGAAGTGATAGAAGACTAGTACTGAGTTGGGGAATGTATAGAGCTGATTCATCTAGTTTCGTGCCTTCGAATTTCAGAACTTCGACCCCAGCTGACAGAACTACTGCCCTTGAAACTCCATTCACTGGGACATCTTCTGGCAAGTTTACTCTTGAATTGGAGTTTGAGGCTAAACAAATCCCCTTCTACCTCTCGTTTGTTTTGAAATCTCCCGCAGACGCTGATTTGAGTGACTTGGAAATAAGAAGCCATAGGAAGACAAATTTCTGTTTTCCAGTTGGTTTTGGTCGAGGCTGTCCTGCTCCATTGggtctctctttctctaatGACGGTTCTATGAACTTTGCCATCTTTTCAAGAAATGCAGAAAGTGTAGTTTTATGCTTGTATGATGAGACCACAGCCGAAAAACCTGCGTTGGAGCTCGATCTAGATCCATATGTCAATCGATCAGGTGACATCTGGCATGCGTCATTTGAAAAAGCATGGGATTTTGTGAGCTATGGTTATAGATTTGATGAAGGGAATGTCTTGCTGGATCCATATGCTAAGAACATTGCGAAATCAGTTCCACATGGGACAGGGTCGAAGTATCTTGGAAGACTACGTGAGGAACCTGTTTTTGACTGGGCTCGTGATGTTCGGCCTGACTTAACGCTGGAAAAACTTGTGGTTTATCGGTTGAATGTGAAACGTTTTACTGAACATAAGTCTAGTAAGCTACCAACTAACATAGCAGGCACATTTACGGGTTTGACAGAGAAGTTGGAGCATTTTAAAGCTCTCGGTGTGAATGCAGTTTTGTTAGAGCCGATTTTCCCATTCGATGAGCATAAGGGTCCATATTTTCCTGTCCATTTCTTTTCACCAATGAATTGTTTCGGACCTTCAGGGCCTGTATCAGCTGTCAATTCTATGAAAGAGACGGTGAAAAAATTTCATGCCGACGGAGTAGAGGTCCTACTGGAAGTTGTTTTCACCCACACCGCTGAGGGTGAAGCTATGCAAGGAATCGATATCTCATCGTATTATCACGTAAACGGGGTTGAGGATTTGGAAGCCAGAAATGCTTTGAATTGTAACTATCCTGTCGTGCAACAAATGGTATTGGATAGTCTTCGGTACTGGGTGACTGAGTTTCACGTTGAtgggttttgttttataaatgcATCATCTCTGTTGCGAGGGTCTAATGGTGAATACTTATCTCGCCCGCCTTTGGTCGAAGCAATTGCTTTTGATCCTCTACTCTCGAAGACCAAAATCATCGCGGACTGTTGGGATCCCCGTGGCTTGGTACCAAAGGAAACTCGCTTTCCTCACTGGAAGAGGTGGGCAGAAGCGAATACGAAATTCTCTAATGACGTGAGGAACTTTCTGAGGGGTGAGGGTCTTCTCAGTGACCTTGCTACACGGCTTTGTGGGAACGGGGACATCTTCTCAGATGGACGAGGGCCAGCATTCTCTTTCAACTTTATTTCCAGGAACTCCGGACTTCCTCTCGTGGACCTCGTTAGTTTCAGCGGTGTTGAGCTAGCTGCAGAACTGAGTTGGAATTGTGGGGAAGAAGGGCCTACAAATAAAACCGCTGTACTTGAAAGGCGACTTAAACAAATTCGTAACTTTCTCTTTATCTTGTTTGTTTCACTCGGCGTTCCTGTTCTTAACATGGGAGATGAGTGCGGACAATCTACAGGCGGTTCCCCTGCATACAGTGACAGAAAAGCTTTCGACTGGAATGCACTGGGAACAGGTTTTGCTACTCAAACCACACAATTCATCGCATTTTTAAGTTCGTTTAGGATAAGGCGGAGCGACCTACTTCAGAAGAGGAACTTcttgaaagaagaaaatatagaCTGGTACGGGAATGATCAATCTTCTCCCAAATGGGAAGATCCATCCTGCAAATTCCTTGCCATGAAGTTGAAAGCAGACGAAGAGGAAGCGAACGAATCAGGAGATGATTCTTCCCCTTCATGGGGTGACTTATTTGTTGCCTTCAGTGCAGCTGATCTTTCAGAAACTGTTATTCTGCCTCCACTGCCGGAAGGTATGAGATGGTTCCGTTTGGTCGACACGGCTCTTCCATTTCCAGGCTTTTTCTCAACTGACGGCGAGCCAGTTGCCGAACAACCGGCGGGTTTATTTGCTTACGAAATGAAGTCCCACAGTTGTGCTCTGTTTGAAGCCAGAAGCTTGTAG
- the LOC137715439 gene encoding protein PALE CRESS, chloroplastic-like — protein MEARVFSLTCAAPPLSPTPSSSSSHTRLWSSQLKPKYVSVLRKSMKKEEPVLEGLPKEYYDDEWQAQQREKTKELNRRRQEEDEEEERKVEEYREIGMRLKDYPEEDVRNARKLISSFIRAAEEVEEKIEEAAEKGELTELVLMVIWNRLDLARRDDEKDVIRSLDLLYRRVEAEILKREATPAMRLLNDLLNMHDGFDGEGWLKECKKRMIDTFPREDPFSILVPAGFDIDKHEGPLRLPVEADDALLRVDFVREVDVLLQEVRAEQSEVQNEAQNAQGLDPEAIANRLKQQEKQRAIRLVESILDLAINLQW, from the exons ATGGAAGCGAGGGTGTTCTCGCTAACATGCGCAGCGCCTCCACTTTCACCGACGCCATCGTCATCTTCCTCGCATACAAGGCTCTGGTCCTCTCAGTTGAAGCCAAAATATGTTTCAG TTTTGAGGAAGAGCATGAAAAAGGAAGAACCAGTATTAGAAGGTCTTCCCAAAGAGTACTACGACGAT GAATGGCAAGCTCAGCAAAGGGAGAAGACAAAGGAGCTCAATCGAAGGCGCCAAGAGGAAGACGAAGAGGAGGAGAGGAAGGTTGAAGAGTATAGGGAGATTGGCATGAGATTGAAGGATTATCCTGAAGAAGATGTCCGAAATGCCCGGAAGCTGATTTCAAGCTTTATCAGAGCAGctgaagaagtggaagag AAAATTGAGGAAGCTGCTGAGAAAGGGGAACTGACTGAACTTGTTTTGATGGTCATATGGAATCGCCTTGACCTCGCTCGACGTGAT GATGAAAAGGATGTTATTAGAAGTCTCGATTTGTTATACAGAAGGGTCGAG GCTGAGATTTTGAAAAGGGAGGCTACTCCTGCGATGAGACTGCTCAACGATCTTTTGAATATGCATGATGGGTTCGATGGTGAAGGGTGGCTGAAGGAATGCAAAAAGCGCATGATTGATACTTTTCCGCGAGAGGATCCATTTAGCATTCTTGTTCCAGCAGGATTTGACATTGATAAG CACGAAGGCCCACTCAGGCTACCAGTTGAAGCTGACGATGCTCTGTTGAGGGTAGACTTTGTTAGAGAGGTCGATGTATTGCTGCAAGAGGTTCGGGCTGAGCAAAGTGAAGTACAAAATGAAGCACAAAATGCACAAGGGCTTGATCCTGAAGCCATTGCTAATCGGTTGAAGCAGCAGGAGAAGCAACGTGCCATACGCTTGGTAGAATCCATACTAGACCTGGCCATCAATTTGCAGTGGTAG